GGCTTTGGTGGTCATCTGGCGAGTATCGCTTTCAGCGGTGGCGAATGTGCCGCGTTGATTGGCTCCAGTGGTGCGATTGCAGGCGTCCTGGGGGCCTTCTTGCTGCTATACCCTGCTCGACGTATCGAAGCGACGATCCCAATGCTGGACAAAGGCTTTGATATGCCAGCCGCTGCCTATGTTTTTATTTATTTAAGTGCAGCTTTCCTAATGGACGAAGGCGGTCCCTTATCCGGCACCCTGGCGCCATTCTGGGATGAAATAGGTGGCTTTATCAGTGGCTTTGTCATTCTCTTTGTGGTGACGATGTTTAAATCGGCGCCGAAGGTCAATCCATTCCCAACCCTCGATGATAAGGATTAGGCTGAATTTGCCCTTTTAGAAGCGCAGTAGTACATACGGCAATAGCACATAATGGAACCCAAACATGCTCCCGATTGGTACGCTTGGACGCAATAAATACCGCCCCTACGTCACCTTCTTCCTGATTGTGATAAACCTGATCATCTTCGGCTATCAGATGGTCTTACAATTACAGGGGCAGGCGGTTCACCTCAACTTTTTATACGCCAATGCGCTCGATATGTGTAAAGTCGGTGCTGAGCCGATTGGTATGACGATGCGCAATGGCCTGTTTACGATGTTTTTGCATGGCAGCATTACTCATGTTGGCTTCAACATGATGTTCTTGTGGATATTCGGCCCTCATGTCGAGATGTATATGGGGCACCGTGCCTATCTGGCCTTTTATCTGGCAGCGGGTTATATTGCCAGCTTCGCGCAGGTTTTCATCGGCGGTGTGATCTGCTCGCCCGCCTTCGTCAACGGCGAAACACTCTTGATTGGTGCTAGCGGCGCGATTGCAGGTGTGATGGGCGCTTTCTTACTGCTGAACCCGAACGCACGCGTGCGTATGTTGATGTTGTTCAACATTCCCTTCATCCGGGCCCTGCGTAATGTCATGATTCCTTATCAGGTTACCTATGTTTCCGCCGGATGGTTCCTCGCCTTTTGGGTGATTAATGACTTCGTGATGGCCCTCGTTGATAAAGATGGTAATGTGGCCCACTGGGCGCATATCGGCGGCTTCGTTGGTGGTGCGGCGATTTTGTTTGTCATTACGATGTTCAAGGGCTTACCACCTGTGAATCCGTTCCCGGAACTCGACGACTAGCACGTTCTACTGGCTTCTTGAGTCGTGATTTATCGTT
The Phototrophicus methaneseepsis DNA segment above includes these coding regions:
- a CDS encoding rhomboid family intramembrane serine protease, whose translation is MLPIGTLGRNKYRPYVTFFLIVINLIIFGYQMVLQLQGQAVHLNFLYANALDMCKVGAEPIGMTMRNGLFTMFLHGSITHVGFNMMFLWIFGPHVEMYMGHRAYLAFYLAAGYIASFAQVFIGGVICSPAFVNGETLLIGASGAIAGVMGAFLLLNPNARVRMLMLFNIPFIRALRNVMIPYQVTYVSAGWFLAFWVINDFVMALVDKDGNVAHWAHIGGFVGGAAILFVITMFKGLPPVNPFPELDD
- a CDS encoding rhomboid family intramembrane serine protease, producing the protein MAIRPFRIVGRSDYRPYMTFGILVLNILFFVWEIFVTSSQGQPIEQLYDHYALVTCTIGQIPVSEIFIDGFRSLFLHMTFLELLTNMTFLWVFASPVEQFLGHRRFLAFYIAVGFGGHLASIAFSGGECAALIGSSGAIAGVLGAFLLLYPARRIEATIPMLDKGFDMPAAAYVFIYLSAAFLMDEGGPLSGTLAPFWDEIGGFISGFVILFVVTMFKSAPKVNPFPTLDDKD